A part of Aegilops tauschii subsp. strangulata cultivar AL8/78 chromosome 2, Aet v6.0, whole genome shotgun sequence genomic DNA contains:
- the LOC109777893 gene encoding uncharacterized protein isoform X1 gives MERIDALKARRGKLADDPCLRRLRNRRLIVSLYLQGFQPAHDWMLHETDLFMSGRHLQQLVACGQWKQALDYIRRFLPPAIGGVEARTLCLFLHAFWAVDNAAACSMGAPVTTAAYNHDVRILTTVCASNAKLSSILNKIHHSPKFRASLDWRLVREKASLIADDLALDSPELRRRLLLPQDLLPIGPCHRRHHLKKQALRPASSAIAKWYLNRKKSLPSSTPVTGLNSEGQNRVVDLIEECLKAGTVVELHQGHLLQSSVMAGAFSTPFSQTMFGTAGPTKNSETSSVTNAGDSVSRPAKIPWTISATNAGSFSAPSSQTMLDTTGSTKNIETSSVTSAGAPTFTDLPNYLHWNPSVANSGDSVSQPAKIRIPWIISATNADPVDLRGWLTTAEEDDPDKKGNGLINC, from the exons ATGGAGCGGATCGACGCCCTGAAGGCCCGCAGGGGCAAGCTCGCCGACGACCCCTGCCTCAGGCGGCTCCGTAACCGGCGGCTCATCGTCTCCCTCTATCTCCAGGGCTTCCAGCCCGCCCACGACTG GATGCTCCACGAGACGGATTTGTTCATGAGCGGCCGGCATCTGCAGCAGCTGGTGGCCTGCGGCCAGTGGAAGCAAGCCCTCGACTACATCCGGCGCTTCCTGCCGCCGGCCATAGGGGGCGTCGAGGCCCGCACCCTCTGTCTCTTCCTCCACGCCTTCTGGGCCGTGGACAACGCCGCCGCCTGCTCGATGGGCGCCCCCGTCACCACCGCTGCGTACAACCACGACGTCCGCATCCTGACGACAGTGTGCGCTAGCAACGCCAAGCTCTCTTCCATCCTCAACAAGATACACCACTCGCCCAAATTCAG GGCATCCCTGGACTGGAGACTGGTAAGGGAGAAAGCATCGCTGATTGCTGATGACTTGGCGCTTGATTCTCCAGAGTTGAGACGCAGGTTGCTACTGCCCCAGGACTTGCTTCCCATCGG TCCCTGTCATCGAAGGCACCACTTGAAGAAACAAGCCCTGCGGCCAGCATCATCTGCTATTGCCAAGTGGTATCTCAACAGGAAGAAGAG TCTGCCTTCTTCAACCCCAGTTACCG GTTTGAACTCTGAGGGACAAAACCGGGTTGTGGATCTTATCG AGGAGTGTTTAAAAGCTGGTACAGTTGTGGAGCTCCATCAAGGGCACCTACTTCAGTCAAGTGTGATGGCAG GTGCTTTTAGTACTCCATTCTCACAGACCATGTTTGGTACGGCAGGTCCTACTAAAAACAGTGAAACTTCATCCGTGACAAATGCAG GTGATTCAGTCTCACGGCCTGCTAAAATCCCTTGGACCATATCTGCCACAAATGCAG GTTCTTTTAGTGCTCCATCCTCACAGACCATGCTTGATACGACAGGTTCTACTAAAAACATCGAGACTTCATCAGTGACAAGTGCAG GTGCTCCAACTTTCACAGATTTGCCTAATTATCTTCATTGGAACCCATCAGTTGCAAATTCAG GTGATTCAGTCTCACAGCCTGCTAAAATTAGAATCCCTTGGATCATATCTGCCACAAATGCAG ACCCAGTCGATCTAAGAGGGTGGCTGACAACTGCTGAGGAAGATGATCCCGATAAAAAAGGCAACGGACTAATAAATTGTTAA
- the LOC123497150 gene encoding uncharacterized protein, which yields MNSYTPDVPPRVIRLPRWGHFRHFTSRSTRVIFRLVDSSPISARVRLSSPVPLSRTSLPLARAAVACHPPRPPPPPPSFPSAAPPPSSASATAILPVRHRRPHPPCLPPPCHRRHLPDGAVKEATREGGVAGVVDPCRRNGVCACLRGFAQRSPEASRVNCVGKDGRAPRRSSPTQRPPFFLGRAVVKCFFKLGRTVGEEPQAACFFLRSIGRDLEDAKICNGLKNEAILGSNTYMWSFFHYDSKI from the exons ATGAATAGTTACACTCCCGACGTGCCACCGCGTGTAATTAGACTGCCCCGCTGGGGGCATTTTCGTCATTTCACGTCTAGGTCAACACGTGTCATTTTTCGATTAGTTGACTCCTCCCCAATCAGTGCTAGGGTTCGGCTCTCCTCACCTGTCCCTCTCTCGCGCACATCTCTCCCTCTCGCTCGAGCCGCCGTCGCCTGCCATCCtccccgtccgccgccgccgcccccatccttcccgtccgccgcgccgccaccATCCTCCGCGTCCGCCACCGCCATCCTCCccgtccgccaccgccgcccccatCCTCCCTGTCTGCCGCCGCCATGCCATCGCCGCCACCTACCGGACGGCGCTGTGAAGGAAGCGACTAGAGAGGGAGGCGTCGCCGGTGTCGTGGACCCATGCCGGCGCAACGGCGTGTGCGCGTGCCTCCGCGGGTTCGCGCAGCGGTCGCCGGAGGCGTCGCGGGTCAACTGCGTCGGGAAGGATGGGCGCGCGCCACGCCGCTCTTCCCCGACACAACGTCCGCCGTTCTTCCTTGGTCGGGCAGTGGTCAAGTGCTTCTTCAAGCTGGGCCGCACGGTGGGAGAGGAGCCCCAGGCCGCATGCTTCTTCTTGCGCTCCATCGGGAGAGACCTCGAGGATGCCAAG ATCTGCAATGGCCTGAAGAACGAGGCAATTCTTGGAAGCAACACGTACATGTGGTCTTTCTTTCACTATGATTCCAAG ATCTAA
- the LOC109777893 gene encoding uncharacterized protein isoform X2: MERIDALKARRGKLADDPCLRRLRNRRLIVSLYLQGFQPAHDWMLHETDLFMSGRHLQQLVACGQWKQALDYIRRFLPPAIGGVEARTLCLFLHAFWAVDNAAACSMGAPVTTAAYNHDVRILTTVCASNAKLSSILNKIHHSPKFRASLDWRLVREKASLIADDLALDSPELRRRLLLPQDLLPIGPCHRRHHLKKQALRPASSAIAKWYLNRKKSLPSSTPVTGLNSEGQNRVVDLIEECLKAGTVVELHQGHLLQSSVMAGAFSTPFSQTMFGTAGPTKNSETSSVTNAGDSVSRPAKIPWTISATNAGSFSAPSSQTMLDTTGSTKNIETSSVTSAGAPTFTDLPNYLHWNPSVANSGDSVSQPAKIRIPWIISATNAGASI, translated from the exons ATGGAGCGGATCGACGCCCTGAAGGCCCGCAGGGGCAAGCTCGCCGACGACCCCTGCCTCAGGCGGCTCCGTAACCGGCGGCTCATCGTCTCCCTCTATCTCCAGGGCTTCCAGCCCGCCCACGACTG GATGCTCCACGAGACGGATTTGTTCATGAGCGGCCGGCATCTGCAGCAGCTGGTGGCCTGCGGCCAGTGGAAGCAAGCCCTCGACTACATCCGGCGCTTCCTGCCGCCGGCCATAGGGGGCGTCGAGGCCCGCACCCTCTGTCTCTTCCTCCACGCCTTCTGGGCCGTGGACAACGCCGCCGCCTGCTCGATGGGCGCCCCCGTCACCACCGCTGCGTACAACCACGACGTCCGCATCCTGACGACAGTGTGCGCTAGCAACGCCAAGCTCTCTTCCATCCTCAACAAGATACACCACTCGCCCAAATTCAG GGCATCCCTGGACTGGAGACTGGTAAGGGAGAAAGCATCGCTGATTGCTGATGACTTGGCGCTTGATTCTCCAGAGTTGAGACGCAGGTTGCTACTGCCCCAGGACTTGCTTCCCATCGG TCCCTGTCATCGAAGGCACCACTTGAAGAAACAAGCCCTGCGGCCAGCATCATCTGCTATTGCCAAGTGGTATCTCAACAGGAAGAAGAG TCTGCCTTCTTCAACCCCAGTTACCG GTTTGAACTCTGAGGGACAAAACCGGGTTGTGGATCTTATCG AGGAGTGTTTAAAAGCTGGTACAGTTGTGGAGCTCCATCAAGGGCACCTACTTCAGTCAAGTGTGATGGCAG GTGCTTTTAGTACTCCATTCTCACAGACCATGTTTGGTACGGCAGGTCCTACTAAAAACAGTGAAACTTCATCCGTGACAAATGCAG GTGATTCAGTCTCACGGCCTGCTAAAATCCCTTGGACCATATCTGCCACAAATGCAG GTTCTTTTAGTGCTCCATCCTCACAGACCATGCTTGATACGACAGGTTCTACTAAAAACATCGAGACTTCATCAGTGACAAGTGCAG GTGCTCCAACTTTCACAGATTTGCCTAATTATCTTCATTGGAACCCATCAGTTGCAAATTCAG GTGATTCAGTCTCACAGCCTGCTAAAATTAGAATCCCTTGGATCATATCTGCCACAAATGCAG GAGCTAGCATCTGA
- the LOC141041258 gene encoding uncharacterized protein, with protein sequence MASMKKFIEVTVDDLQIGSGLKTVADSRNSVVDIVEIRFKGLEDAQQPNRRLVLSKRRGQLKQISGRHRLPVLPEVCLSWGILKCAITVVVFSFATWNAIVAFEMLLDLINFFGPVIHSTLSVSSLVGVELQAEQRCHAVDNKEIIKAERR encoded by the exons ATGGCTTCCATGAAAAAATTCATCGAAGTGACTGTCGATGACCTACAG ATTGGAAGTGGACTGAAAACTG TGGCCGACAGCAGGAATTCCGTCGTCGACATCGTCGAGATTCGCTTCAAGGGCCTGGAAGATGCTCAACAACCAAATCGTCGTCTCGTCCTCTCCAAGAGAAGGGGCCAACTCAAGCAG ATATCGGGCAGGCATCGTCTTCCTGTTTTGCCTGAGGTGTGCCTCAGCTGGGGCATTTTGAAATGTGCTATTACTGTCGTGGTCTTTTCTTTTGCAACATG GAACGCTATTGTTGCTTTCGAAATGCTATTGGATCTTATAAATTTTTTTGGACCTGTTATTCATTCAACATTGTCAGTTAGCTCACTCGTTGGAGTAGAACTTCAAGCCGAACAGAG GTGCCATGCTGTGGATAACAAGGAGATTATCAAGGCGGAGCGGCGGTGA